The Citrus sinensis cultivar Valencia sweet orange chromosome 4, DVS_A1.0, whole genome shotgun sequence DNA segment tCACTACGGTAATGCTAAACTAGAAGACGTATACTAGCATGCACAAGCTGCTGAAATAATGTGCACTGTCTAAGaagattattaaaaagttTGCAATTGGTACATACGACCAAGTATAGGTATGCATATgatagaaattgaaaaagcaGGGAGAACACCGAGAAATTGCAAATactaatagaaaaaataagtaaataattaacaCAACAAACAAACATGAACAAGAACCTTATCAAGTTATTATGAcggaaaaaggaaaagcaaaaaacaataaagggaAAGATGCAAGGTAAAACCATTTCCCATCATAGAACCACCAGAATAAGGAGGTGGTCCAGACATATGTAGCGGTCGGTAAGGGCTTCCAGCAGAGAGACGACTTCCATAGTTGTAATGATAGGCTGATCCCCCAGAAAATGGAACATCGTATGGAGGAATAGATGACCCATTGAAGAGGGAAGAACCATACGGCGGCATGCCCAGGTACATAGAAGAGGGTGCACCAGAACCAACATAAGGAGCAGATGATGAGTAATTCTGTGGGGCTTGCAAGGGCTTTGCTGCAGGTttctgtgaaaaaaaaatgttcttgTACATTGAGAAATTGTTTAAGAGAACTACTTTAAAAGCAgccacaagaaacaaaaaagaacaGGAAAATCAGTAGTTATCAGTCAAATAGTGGTAATCAAtagaaaacacaaaacaaaaacttgatCAACAAATGTAGTTGAGTCTAATCATAAATTAGATGGATAACTGCAATAAGTACGGCAAAATCAGAGGCTACTGCAAGCATTTAACATGACCAGagttacattatttttaactaagcACATACCCCACCTCATCCCAACCCATGCAAAAACACAGTTTAAACCTAATCCCTCGCCAAGGTTGGTGTGAAAGGAATTAATCCCAGACCTCTAGTTACACTGAAAGCAGACTAACCCATTATGCAATCCCCTGGGACCAATAATGCTTACAAAATAAGTGTGTTTTAAGAACGAAAGAAAACCTTCAAATACAGAATCGAACCAACTGACATCCACTTGCTTCTGACCAGTTTTCTCAGGTTAAGAActaatatgttaatttatgcTTCCACTATTTCCGCACTcttgaaattcaaagaaaatacCCTGTCAGACTCAATCTCAACaatgaaatataaatcaaaatcataatGTGCACAGAAAATTGAATCTCCATCAATTTATGCTTGCAACAAGTGcattcttttcttaaaaaaagaaaaaaaaaggcatcaAATTAATCAAGATATCATAAACACAGTTGATTACTTACGGAATTATGATCCGCTGGTCGGGGTTGAGTGCAATTACGCATATTGCAAGTCATCCTGAATGAAAAGTTGACATTGCCACAGCTTGGACAGGTCCAATCATCTTCCCTCCGACTACCTACGGTTACCAAGAATTCGATTATCAAGTCTTGATGTCATAACTAAAATATCAGAAACATCAAATCTTGGTCCTGTGGAGTAATATATTCAATGTCTAATACAATATAACTACATGGCACGCAGTAGTCATGCACAACAAAGCATGCATTTCCTTTTAGAAAGAATCAAAGACAGTGGAACCTTCTTcatatgtttaatttatcaGAATGTTTGTGGAACCACTCAAGTCATTAAAAGACCAAATTGGAAGCAGGATTTATTAAGTTTGCAATTGCACTTTAGCAAAGATCAAATAACCAATACAATCATCTTGTTGATGAAATAGTCTCTCAGTATTCACCTTTGGGAATCAAAAGCAATCAAATTGTACATGATACTTTCATCGCAAAAACTAttgatcaaataaaatttagactAGTGATTATTTAATCTTGGGTCTACTCCATTGCAGACTGGCATGCTCCTAGTGTAAATGTAAGCAACCTAAACATCCTAGTACTCGTACAAATGGGTCAATACTGAGACATGCACAagaaaatacaacaaaattcAGAATATATACATAGTTGTGAATTCGTTCAAGAAATCCAAACGGGCGGTAATTACTTACAGcaatgaagaaaacaaaaaagaaaatgcatacCATCAGTTCTAGCACGCTTGGCAGCAGAAGAGTTTCTGTTATCAacctaaatatgaaaaaaaaaaaaaaagagcagtTAATCATTTGCAAACCACTAAATAAACTCATAGACATATATGAGGAAACAATGAAATAAGGTAGCAAAATTTACATACTAAAATGGCGCACCAAAATTGACGATCTATGAAGAAGAGTAAATTCCGAAcgaacaaaattttcaacaaattcataaatcGACAGCTTAATTCGTAAAAAGACGATGTAGAAAACGGAACggaatgtaataattaaatagagatTTCGACAAAACCCTagctaagaaaattaaataacggAACGGAATGCAATAATTAAGTAGAGATTTCGAAAAAACCCTAGCTAAGAAAATTCAATCGAATCGAACAATGATATACTGAGGAGCTACTCAGATCCATTCCATTAGAGTTCAAATAGGGCAACAGGCACTCAAAATGAGTTGAGAAGACAGAATAACAAATCGAACGAATTGTAATATGAACTACCTGAGACATAGCGGCTACAAGCAACGGAGAAACGGCGATGCGAGAGCTTTCTCTCTTGGGTTCGAAAAGAGAGATTGTTTTAAGGTGCCACTGGTAATTAAAGGCAAGTGACAGGCTAAAAAGTGGAGGCGCGATTAAAAAGGTGATGAAGGAAGGGATCGGTTGTTTTTATACACTAGTTCGTGTCTGAGTTGGTTAATCCACGCGGCACACCGTTTTGATGAATAAGGACGGTCCATCTGAAGATTGTGGGCCCCCTGCGACGGAACGGTTG contains these protein-coding regions:
- the LOC102611103 gene encoding ranBP2-type zinc finger protein At1g67325 isoform X3; translated protein: MSQVDNRNSSAAKRARTDGSRREDDWTCPSCGNVNFSFRMTCNMRNCTQPRPADHNSKPAAKPLQAPQNYSSSAPYVGSGAPSSMYLGMPPYGSSLFNGSSIPPYDVPFSGGSAYHYNYGSRLSAGSPYRPLHMSGPPPYSGGSMMGNGGIYGMPPPLMDRYGLGLPMGPAAMGPRPGFFPDDKSQRKGADATRDNDWTCPKCGNINFSFRTVCNMRKCNTPKPGSQAAKSDKNSKQKMPEGSWKCEKCNNINYPFRTKCNRQNCGADKPAESKKSLSPTTEENEQ
- the LOC102611103 gene encoding ranBP2-type zinc finger protein At1g67325 isoform X2; its protein translation is MSQVDNRNSSAAKRARTDGSRREDDWTCPSCGNVNFSFRMTCNMRNCTQPRPADHNSKPAAKPLQAPQNYSSSAPYVGSGAPSSMYLGMPPYGSSLFNGSSIPPYDVPFSGGSAYHYNYGSRLSAGSPYRPLHMSGPPPYSGGSMMGNGGIYGMPPPLMDRYGLGLPMGPAAMGPRPGFFPDDKSQRKGADATRDNDWTCPKCGNINFSFRTVCNMRKCNTPKPGSQAAKSDKNSKQKMPEGSWKCEKCNNINYPFRTKCNRQNCGADKPAESKKSLSPTTEENEQGG